The Jiangella sp. DSM 45060 genome contains the following window.
ACACGCACACTGGGCCGCAGCGGCATCGAGGTCAGCGCCCTCGGCATGGGCTGCTGGGCCATCGGCGGGCCGTTCTGGGCCGGCGACCAGCCGTGCGGCTGGGGTGAGGTCGACGACGACGAGTCCGTGGCGACCATCCGGCGGGCGGCCGAGCTGGGGGTGACCCTGTTCGACACGTCCGACGCGTACGGCACCGGGCACAGCGAGCTGATCCTGGGCCGCGCGCTGGCCGGGCGCCGCGACGACGTCGTCATCGCCACCAAGTGGGGCAACACCATCGACCCCGCGACGCGGCAGCTCACCGGCACCGACCCGTCGCCGGCGTACCTGCGCCGGGCGCTCGAGGGCTCGCTGACGCGGCTCGGCACCGACTACGTCGACCTCTACCAGCTGCACCTCAACGACCTCCCGATCGCCGTCGCCGCCGACCTGCTGGGGACGCTGGAGGAGCTGGTCGCCGAGGGCAAGCTGCGCTGGTACGGCTGGAGCACCGACCACGCCGACCGCGCCGCCGCCTGGGGCGAGGCCGGCCCGCACTGCACCGCCGTCCAGCACGCCTTCAACGTCCTGCACGACGCCGCCGAGGTGCTGGCCGCGTGCGAGGCGCACCACCTCGCCAGCCTGAACCGCAGCCCGCTCGCGATGGGCCTGCTCACCGGCAAGTTCACCGCGTCGTCGACGCTCGGGCCGGACGACGTGCGCGGCATCGCGCCGGACTGGCTGCGGTACTTC
Protein-coding sequences here:
- a CDS encoding aldo/keto reductase → MTATTRTLGRSGIEVSALGMGCWAIGGPFWAGDQPCGWGEVDDDESVATIRRAAELGVTLFDTSDAYGTGHSELILGRALAGRRDDVVIATKWGNTIDPATRQLTGTDPSPAYLRRALEGSLTRLGTDYVDLYQLHLNDLPIAVAADLLGTLEELVAEGKLRWYGWSTDHADRAAAWGEAGPHCTAVQHAFNVLHDAAEVLAACEAHHLASLNRSPLAMGLLTGKFTASSTLGPDDVRGIAPDWLRYFRDGRPVPLWLDRVAAVREVLRSGGRTLAQGSLAWIWARSDATIPIPGCRTVAQAEENAGALAHGPLAPAELAEVERLLADLRAEPVAAM